Proteins from a single region of Candidatus Latescibacterota bacterium:
- a CDS encoding T9SS type A sorting domain-containing protein, which produces MSKVMKVLFPVILCSLLVAVPALQAFWCEDGVPVCTAPYSQFDPETAFAFAGHTLITWRDFRNSTDYDIYIQRIDEFGSPDWTVDGINLCAASGNQIYPQIINDGGGGAIVAWEDNRGIDSDIYAQRIKSSGVIQWTTDGEPLCVASGDQESLQIVADGAGGAIVIWEDNRGSNTELYAQRINSLGNTLWTSDGILVSVVPGYNYDLQVTSDESGGAIVTWRSSGIYAQRIDASGTLPWGTSGVEICSATGDEDEPQIVSDEAGGAIITWIDSRRGGENFSDIYAQYVSALGTTMWTADGILVSTEYFDKQAPQIISDEVGGAIITWHENRYDSTGINVFAQRVRNNGTLEWGMDAVDVSHVKETQGQPRIVSDGSGGAIIAWIDYRNGFEDIYAQKIDNGGILQWRAGGAPVALTTDNKYDHRITEDGSGGAFVAWTDNRYLQKPDLYAQWVDTGGMPGYRPTVIESVSDIAGDQGGYVRITIEKHSYDDEGWFRYPIFMYHIWRRVDDPAMLAAIARSTGESVQDHSLSELCLADWPVTEVAGRRFLAATELLPVQNFPPGTWEILGTISAFRQDEYLYVASTRDDSTSAGIPMQVFCVSAHPLDPGLWYVSAPDSGYSLDNLAPAIPLGLAGVSAEGPPGVDLEWDTNIESDFSHYVVYRGSFAEFNPSGSTEIGQTAAPEISDEYELWYESYYKICAVDRHGNTSLYAVLGPEDLTGEDPVDMPAASYLGQNYPNPFNPSTTLKFGLSSGSHVSVKIYDTSGRLVRVVVEEFRQAGRYHEHWDGLNSRGLPVASGVYYYRLTAKNIEQTRKMILLR; this is translated from the coding sequence ATGTCTAAAGTCATGAAAGTACTATTTCCAGTTATTCTCTGCTCCCTGCTTGTCGCAGTGCCCGCGCTCCAGGCCTTCTGGTGCGAAGACGGGGTCCCGGTCTGCACGGCACCATACTCCCAGTTTGATCCGGAGACAGCGTTTGCCTTTGCGGGCCATACCCTGATCACATGGCGTGACTTTCGCAACTCGACCGACTACGATATCTATATCCAACGCATCGACGAGTTCGGATCACCCGACTGGACGGTCGATGGCATCAACCTGTGCGCGGCATCAGGAAATCAAATCTACCCCCAGATAATAAACGACGGAGGTGGCGGAGCGATCGTAGCATGGGAGGACAATCGCGGCATCGACTCTGATATCTACGCGCAGCGTATAAAATCAAGTGGAGTGATCCAATGGACCACAGACGGAGAACCGCTTTGCGTCGCTTCTGGAGACCAGGAGAGCCTCCAGATCGTGGCCGACGGTGCAGGAGGAGCGATCGTAATATGGGAGGACAATCGCGGCAGTAACACTGAATTATATGCACAGAGAATAAACTCTCTGGGAAATACTTTGTGGACGTCCGATGGGATCCTTGTATCTGTGGTTCCAGGATATAATTATGATCTGCAAGTCACTAGCGATGAGTCCGGTGGGGCGATCGTGACATGGCGTAGCTCCGGCATCTACGCCCAACGGATAGACGCTTCGGGAACACTCCCGTGGGGGACCAGTGGTGTTGAGATCTGTTCGGCAACTGGTGACGAGGATGAACCGCAGATCGTTTCAGACGAAGCAGGAGGAGCGATCATCACATGGATAGACTCTCGCAGAGGAGGTGAGAACTTCAGCGACATCTATGCTCAGTACGTCTCCGCTCTGGGCACAACAATGTGGACCGCTGACGGGATACTGGTCTCCACTGAATATTTTGATAAACAGGCACCCCAGATCATCTCCGATGAAGTGGGCGGAGCTATCATTACATGGCACGAAAATCGTTATGATTCTACCGGTATAAACGTATTCGCACAGCGCGTCAGGAACAATGGCACACTGGAATGGGGAATGGATGCAGTCGATGTATCTCATGTAAAGGAGACGCAGGGCCAACCTCGGATCGTAAGCGACGGAAGCGGTGGAGCGATAATAGCCTGGATCGACTATCGCAATGGATTCGAGGACATCTATGCGCAGAAGATCGACAACGGCGGGATCCTCCAGTGGAGAGCGGGCGGAGCCCCTGTCGCCTTGACAACGGACAACAAATACGACCACCGGATCACAGAGGACGGATCCGGCGGGGCCTTCGTCGCCTGGACGGACAACCGTTATTTGCAGAAGCCTGATCTCTATGCCCAATGGGTCGATACGGGGGGAATGCCCGGTTACAGGCCGACGGTCATAGAGTCTGTCAGCGACATCGCCGGGGACCAGGGCGGCTATGTGCGGATTACAATAGAAAAACATTCGTACGATGACGAGGGCTGGTTCAGGTACCCCATATTCATGTACCACATCTGGCGGCGGGTGGACGACCCCGCGATGCTTGCGGCTATCGCCCGGTCAACGGGCGAGTCCGTTCAGGATCATTCGCTGAGCGAATTATGTCTTGCAGACTGGCCGGTCACTGAAGTGGCTGGAAGGCGATTCCTGGCCGCGACCGAACTGCTCCCCGTGCAAAACTTCCCTCCCGGTACATGGGAGATCCTCGGCACGATCAGCGCCTTCCGTCAGGATGAGTATCTCTATGTGGCGAGTACACGGGACGATTCTACTTCTGCAGGGATCCCGATGCAGGTCTTCTGTGTCAGCGCTCACCCTCTCGATCCCGGCCTATGGTACGTCAGCGCGCCAGACAGCGGTTATTCGCTCGACAACCTCGCTCCCGCTATCCCTCTCGGCCTTGCCGGAGTGTCTGCCGAAGGGCCTCCCGGTGTCGACCTGGAGTGGGACACGAATATCGAAAGTGATTTCTCGCACTACGTCGTCTATCGCGGGTCTTTTGCGGAATTCAATCCATCGGGGTCCACCGAAATCGGGCAGACTGCCGCCCCGGAGATCAGCGACGAATACGAACTGTGGTACGAATCGTACTACAAGATCTGCGCCGTCGACCGGCACGGGAACACGAGTCTCTACGCGGTGCTTGGGCCGGAAGATTTGACTGGCGAGGACCCGGTCGACATGCCGGCAGCCAGTTATCTCGGGCAGAACTATCCGAATCCCTTCAATCCTTCGACGACGCTGAAGTTCGGATTATCGAGTGGTTCGCATGTATCAGTGAAGATCTACGATACTTCCGGCAGACTGGTGAGGGTGGTCGTCGAGGAGTTCCGTCAGGCAGGCCGCTACCATGAGCACTGGGACGGGCTGAACTCCAGGGGATTGCCGGTTGCAAGTGGTGTCTATTACTACCGATTGACAGCGAAAAACATCGAGCAGACAAGAAAAATGATACTGCTCAGGTAA
- a CDS encoding protein kinase — MIGKTISHYNILEKLGEGGMGEVYLAEDTKLRRTVALKFLSRQALGSDDDKARFVHEAQAAAALNHPNICTVHAIDESDGHTFIVMEHLEGQSLRDMIEAGPVEPGQVRELAAQIAGGMNEAHKRGIEHRDIKPENVIITPEGRAKIMDFGLAKSPARSQITRDGATLGTVSYMSPEQAMGRDVDLRTDIWSLGVMLYEMISGCRPFKGEYDQVVLYSIMNNDPEPLGGLRAGVPPELEQVVVKCLEKDMSKRYQSAEELLLDLKGPGSDASGQPQRAGQPAPRPARRSLFITSAVLVSFLAIYIIPKYFTDSGWWGSVNRTDDLKMLAVLPFENHGPETDQYFAGGITDAITARLASLSGLGVISRQSAKQYRGSSLSAREIGEELGADYILVGTIQRERPLDPASRVRITPQLIECSGDINVWADSYDEEMTEVFRLQSAIAERVATELDVKLLGPERRALAARPTRNLEAYDYYMHGIEFSDKSVDMDGSLEAIGVFEKAVELDPEFAVAWARLSKAYSYRYMIFGDSGALAEARRAVDEAMRIDPGLTEGQLAKGFLHYRGSMDFERALEYFLEVQRRQPGNADANIAIGYIKRRQGHWDEAIRNFKMALRADPRSYLIHVDHLGNTLITMRRYDEAEKYIDRAISLSPGSPGAYFAKAQIAILRDGDPAAARRYMLTMDDNNSPGGGCPAWIYAEPSIFRIADESATSEGDRIGKLDCVPATTFDTAMVTLIEAGSAADRNDIARAIALLDSSRVILERSVRGDGRSLEANYSTLAFVYVYLGARDAAIRAGEHSVQLLPVSKDAYLGPSYLHRLAELYTMTGEHEDAIDRLEILLSIPSRVSVNLLRLDSIWDPLRGDERFEALVEEYSGGAGGSGGSSGS, encoded by the coding sequence GTGATAGGTAAGACGATCTCACATTACAATATCCTTGAGAAACTCGGCGAAGGAGGGATGGGCGAGGTCTATCTCGCCGAGGATACGAAGCTCCGCCGTACCGTCGCGCTGAAGTTTCTTTCGCGGCAGGCGCTCGGTTCTGACGACGACAAGGCCCGTTTCGTACACGAGGCGCAGGCCGCCGCCGCATTGAACCATCCCAACATCTGCACCGTCCACGCTATAGACGAATCGGACGGGCATACCTTCATCGTGATGGAACATCTCGAGGGGCAAAGCCTCAGAGATATGATCGAGGCTGGGCCTGTCGAACCCGGTCAGGTACGTGAGCTCGCCGCACAGATCGCCGGGGGGATGAACGAAGCGCATAAGCGGGGGATCGAGCACCGCGATATAAAGCCCGAAAACGTAATCATCACGCCCGAGGGGCGTGCGAAGATAATGGACTTTGGCCTGGCGAAGTCGCCTGCCAGGTCGCAGATCACGCGGGACGGCGCGACGCTGGGGACCGTCTCCTACATGTCGCCCGAGCAGGCAATGGGTAGAGATGTCGACTTGCGGACCGATATCTGGTCGCTCGGTGTGATGCTCTACGAGATGATATCCGGCTGCCGCCCCTTCAAGGGCGAATACGACCAGGTGGTGCTCTACTCGATAATGAACAACGACCCCGAGCCTCTAGGCGGACTTCGCGCGGGCGTCCCGCCGGAACTCGAGCAGGTCGTGGTGAAATGTCTCGAGAAGGATATGAGTAAGAGGTATCAGAGTGCTGAGGAACTGCTCCTGGACCTGAAAGGTCCTGGCTCCGATGCGAGCGGACAGCCTCAACGAGCGGGCCAGCCCGCGCCTCGCCCCGCGAGGCGCAGTTTATTCATAACCTCCGCAGTGCTCGTATCATTTCTCGCTATATATATTATTCCAAAGTACTTTACGGATTCTGGCTGGTGGGGGAGCGTTAACCGGACCGACGACCTTAAGATGCTCGCCGTGCTGCCTTTCGAGAACCATGGCCCCGAGACGGACCAATACTTCGCCGGCGGTATCACAGACGCCATAACCGCGCGCCTTGCTTCTCTCAGCGGGCTCGGCGTCATCTCGCGCCAGAGCGCGAAACAGTACAGGGGAAGCAGTCTCAGCGCGCGGGAAATAGGCGAGGAACTCGGCGCTGATTACATACTGGTGGGTACGATACAGCGCGAGCGGCCTCTTGACCCCGCGAGCCGGGTGCGCATCACTCCGCAGCTCATCGAATGCTCGGGCGACATCAACGTCTGGGCCGATTCATACGACGAGGAGATGACCGAGGTGTTCCGGCTGCAGTCTGCGATCGCCGAGCGTGTAGCGACAGAGCTCGACGTCAAGCTGCTCGGGCCAGAGCGGAGGGCGCTGGCCGCGCGGCCGACCCGAAACCTCGAGGCTTACGACTATTACATGCACGGCATCGAGTTCAGCGACAAAAGCGTCGATATGGACGGTTCGCTCGAAGCGATCGGTGTGTTCGAGAAGGCGGTCGAGCTCGATCCTGAGTTCGCCGTCGCCTGGGCGCGCCTCTCGAAGGCGTACAGCTACAGGTACATGATATTCGGAGACAGCGGCGCTCTGGCGGAAGCGAGGCGGGCCGTTGACGAGGCGATGCGGATCGATCCCGGCCTGACCGAGGGACAGCTTGCGAAGGGATTCCTGCATTACCGCGGGAGCATGGATTTCGAGAGGGCGCTGGAGTATTTCCTCGAAGTACAGCGACGGCAGCCCGGTAACGCCGACGCGAACATCGCGATCGGCTATATCAAGCGGCGCCAGGGGCATTGGGATGAGGCGATAAGGAATTTCAAGATGGCGCTCAGGGCCGATCCGCGAAGCTACCTCATCCATGTCGACCATCTCGGCAACACGCTTATCACGATGCGGCGCTATGACGAAGCCGAGAAATACATCGATAGAGCGATTTCGCTCTCGCCCGGCTCGCCCGGCGCGTATTTCGCCAAGGCCCAGATAGCCATCCTGCGCGACGGCGATCCCGCTGCCGCGCGCCGCTACATGCTTACTATGGATGATAACAATTCGCCCGGCGGAGGCTGCCCCGCGTGGATTTACGCCGAGCCGTCGATCTTCAGGATCGCCGACGAATCCGCCACTTCCGAGGGCGACAGGATAGGCAAGCTCGACTGCGTCCCCGCGACCACTTTCGATACTGCGATGGTCACGCTGATCGAGGCGGGAAGCGCCGCTGACAGGAATGACATCGCACGCGCCATAGCCCTGCTTGATTCGTCCCGTGTTATCCTCGAACGTTCCGTGCGCGGCGATGGAAGATCGCTGGAGGCGAACTACTCGACCCTTGCCTTCGTATACGTGTACCTCGGAGCCCGCGATGCCGCCATCAGGGCAGGCGAGCATTCGGTCCAGCTTCTTCCCGTCTCCAAAGACGCCTATCTCGGCCCGAGCTATCTCCACCGCCTCGCCGAACTCTACACTATGACCGGCGAACACGAAGATGCCATCGACCGGCTCGAGATCCTGCTTTCGATCCCCAGTCGGGTGTCGGTGAATCTGCTGCGGCTCGATTCGATATGGGATCCGCTGAGGGGGGATGAGAGGTTTGAGGCTTTGGTGGAGGAGTATTCT